One stretch of Brettanomyces nanus chromosome 4, complete sequence DNA includes these proteins:
- a CDS encoding uncharacterized protein (BUSCO:EOG09343GKG) translates to MVDGLEGSFEQQLNQMLPSIRRSAYLSIPLRSFHTVKPLLLRNRAEKKLASIDKKKQNLAFQSSRNAHQEKVDPVLGRPNNPFIHRIQMEIDEPSVLAKNFQYHEVEKLLYGAKEARLLKVDSSLGHDEEMIEKVKAEEAEKKEIVMRILSMRNAANEEKEKRSIALAVKEFERFEGDTGSSEVQAAVMTIEIYNFMRHIKQHPQDLIHIRRVRMLTQKRQKILRYLKRDDAKRYFWCIEKLGLTDENVHMEFNLDNKYADEFEVWPGRRMVKVTKQENEERRKQRRAAKVALRKAMTQEGLKAVKPKSAEPKELAEPKEPKEPKDSAKPEPLEP, encoded by the coding sequence ATGGTTGATGGATTAGAGGGTTCTTTTGAACAACAGTTGAACCAAATGCTCCCCAGTATCAGAAGAAGTGCCTATTTGTCTATTCCTTTACGGTCATTTCATACAGTGAAGCCATTGTTGTTGAGGAACAGagcagagaagaagttggcatctattgataagaagaagcagaactTGGCATTTCAAAGCTCCAGAAATGCGCATCAGGAGAAAGTTGACCCTGTGTTAGGACGGCCCAACAACCCGTTTATTCATCGGATTCAAATGGAGATTGATGAGCCAAGTGTTTTGGCCAAAAACTTCCAGTATCACGAGGTTGAAAAGTTACTCTATGGAGCGAAAGAAGCGAGACTATTAAAGGTGGATTCTAGTTTGGGACACGATGAGgagatgattgaaaagGTTAAGGCCGAGGAagctgaaaagaaggagattgtGATGAGGATTTTAAGTATGAGAAATGCTGCAAACgaggaaaaggagaagagatcAATAGCATTGGCAGTGAAAGAGTTTGagagatttgaaggagatacAGGATCTTCGGAAGTTCAGGCTGCTGTGATGACTATCGAGATCTACAATTTTATGAGACACATTAAACAGCATCCACAAGACTTGATTCATATTCGTAGAGTGAGAATGCTCACGCAGAAAAGACAGAAGATTTTGAGGTATTTGAAGAGGGACGATGCAAAGAGGTATTTCTGGTGTATCGAGAAGTTAGGACTTACAGACGAGAATGTTCATATGGAGTTTAACCTTGATAATAAGTATGCTGATGAGTTCGAGGTTTGGCCTGGCAGAAGGATGGTTAAGGTGACGAAGCAGGAGaatgaagagagaagaaagcaaagaagagcTGCTAAGGTGGCATTAAGAAAGGCCATGACTCAAGAAGGGTTGAAGGCAGTGAAGCCGAAGTCAGCCGAGCCCAAGGAGTTAGCCGAGCCTAAGGAGCCTAAGGAGCCGAAGGACTCAGCCAAGCCGGAACCGTTGGAACCTTAG
- the CLB4 gene encoding B-type cyclin, producing the protein MNTLVAKEINDENVEANGKGGLLDVKGAKGARGADGANGANGANGANGANGASTANTANTAHTAKTVNTALVNRGLRTRRALGVISESELNRRSRRDDDRELKMDELDLDEQEQEVPKEQELPGSHEDPFSGMSRLSQSSRSSKSSQSSSTEQPMTPIMNQKIYGDIARAYKTYSKNSLDPNDEDTYDITMVAEYGNQIFNYMHKLEAKYMPDPRYMEDVQTELLWEHRTTLMDWLVQLHSRFNLLPETLYLSVNIIDRFLSKQAISLSRFQLCGAVAMFIAAKYEEINVPTVSQMIYMVGYQFSRVEFLKAERFMVEALDFEFGYPGPMSFLRRGSKADDYDSEIRTLAKYFLEFTVMDARFVASPVSWLAAGAQYTSRKMLGRGEWTDAHVYYSGYTEEQLTPLYDVFVECCLKCKTHHKAIFEKYSERRFKRSAIYVQEYLETYYGA; encoded by the coding sequence ATGAACACGCTTGTTGCGAAAGAGATCAACGACGAGAACGTGGAAGCGAATGGTAAGGGTGGGCTATTGGATGTGAAGGGGGCCAAGGGGGCCAGGGGGGCCGATGGGGCCAATGGAGCCAATGGAGCCAATGGAGCCAATGGAGCTAATGGAGCCAGTACAGCCAACACAGCCAATACAGCCCATACAGCCAAGACAGTCAATACAGCATTGGTGAATAGAGGACTCAGGACCAGACGCGCATTGGGGGTGATTTCTGAGTCCGAATTGAATAGGCGAAGTCgaagagatgatgataggGAGCTTAAGATGGATGAACTGGATCTAGATGAGCAAGAACAAGAGGttccaaaagaacaagagcTCCCTGGGTCTCATGAAGATCCATTTTCGGGGATGTCCCGACTATCTCAATCGTCCAGATCATCTAAATCATCAcagtcatcatcaacagaGCAGCCCATGACACCAATAATGAACCAGAAAATCTATGGAGACATTGCCAGAGCATACAAAACGTACTCAAAGAATAGCCTTGATCCGAATGATGAGGATACGTACGATATTACGATGGTTGCTGAGTATGGAAACCAAATTTTCAACTATATGCATAAACTAGAAGCCAAATACATGCCAGATCCTCGATATATGGAGGACGTACAGACCGAATTACTGTGGGAACATCGAACCACGCTTATGGATTGGCTGGTTCAGCTTCATTCACGATTTAATCTACTTCCCGAGACACTATATCTGTCTGTGAACATAATTGATCGATTTCTAAGCAAACAGGCGATTTCTTTGTCACGGTTTCAGCTTTGTGGAGCTGTGGCGATGTTTATAGCGGCAAAGTACGAGGAAATCAACGTTCCTACCGTTTCACAGATGATTTATATGGTTGGATATCAGTTTTCCAGGGTGGAATTTCTGAAAGCAGAACGATTCATGGTGGAAGCACTCGATTTTGAGTTTGGATATCCTGGTCCCATGTCTTTTTTAAGACGTGGTTCCAAAGCTGATGATTATGATAGTGAAATACGTACACTAGCCAAGTATTTCCTGGAATTTACTGTTATGGATGCCCGTTTTGTGGCTTCACCAGTTAGTTGGCTAGCCGCGGGTGCTCAATATACCTCGAGAAAGATGCTTGGTAGAGGAGAATGGACAGATGCTCATGTTTACTATTCGGGATACACTGAAGAACAGTTAACTCCACTTTACGACGTGTTTGTAGAGTGCTGTCTTAAGTGTAAAACCCATCATAAGGCCATTTTCGAGAAATATAGCGAGAGGAGGTTCAAGAGATCTGCCATATACGTGCAGGAGTATCTTGAGACCTACTATGGGGCATGA
- a CDS encoding uncharacterized protein (EggNog:ENOG41) gives MSDIPDWVKLFGGITLGAYFFITVAIPALIVVVPPLLIGGYIYTKGSQFWRKRQANTQWDLVNHSSLVFNPQTRRSLSLLPSPEQINTEIANFQLNRIIDAFWANENGISDYFRVENVDRLALGTLEGVQYNYDSNSSLFSKDYTLLVTQQRSLYDTQSSKKIANCILSLKCLEPPLFEGGVDPTANIGKSSSVIQISAMALGGRKFLIDTPSIYSDGDNNDDDDVIINVKGRTRNVGQ, from the exons ATGTC TGACATCCCTGACTGGGTCAAACTCTTCGGAGGAATCACCTTGGGTGCTTATTTTTTCATTACTGTGGCCATCCCGGCTCTTATAGTGGTGGTTCCCCCTCTTCTCATTGGTGGATATATCTACACTAAAGGCAGTCAATTCTGGCGGAAAAGACAGGCCAACACTCAGTGGGACCTTGTTAatcattcttctcttgTTTTCAATCCCCAAACTCGCAGATCTTTGTCCCTGCTACCTTCTCCAGAACAGATCAATACCGAAATAGCAAACTTTCAACTCAACCGTATCATCGATGCCTTCTGGGCCAATGAGAATGGAATCTCAGATTACTTTCGCGTCGAAAACGTCGATCGTCTTGCATTGGGTACTTTGGAAGGTGTTCAGTATAACTATGATTCCAACAGTTCGTTGTTCTCAAAGGATTATACCCTTCTTGTTACCCAGCAAAGATCACTATACGACACTCAATCATCCAAGAAGATCGCAAACTGTATTCTCAGCCTCAAATGTCTCGAACCTCCATTGTTTGAAGGCGGTGTAGATCCTACTGCCAATATAGGAAAGTCTTCGTCAGTCATACAGATTAGTGCGATGGCCCTTGGAGGACGCAAATTTCTCATTGACACTCCTTCAATTTACTCTGATGGTGATaataatgatgatgatgatgtcatcATTAATGTTAAAGGAAGGACCAGAAATGTTGGCCAATAA
- the PRE6 gene encoding Proteasome subunit alpha type-4 (MEROPS:MER0004372), giving the protein MSGYDSALSIFSPDGHVFQVEYALEAVKRGTCAVGVKGKEIVVLACERRTTLKLQDPRITPSKINRIDKHVQLAFAGLNADARILIDKARIEAQSYKLTLEDPVTVEYLTRYVAGVQQRYTQSGGTRPFGISTLIAGFDARDTVPKLYQTEPSGIYSAWKANAIGRSSKTVREFLEKNFDRENELSDDETIKLAIKALLEVVQTGAKNIEISIMKPREMRFMTSDEIEKIVKEIEDEKAVEAEKKKPKRRD; this is encoded by the coding sequence ATGAGTGGATACGATAGTGCATTATCAATCTTTAGCCCGGACGGTCATGTGTTTCAGGTAGAGTACGCTCTCGAGGCAGTGAAGAGAGGAACGTGTGCCGTTGGTGTTAAAGGTAAAGAGATAGTTGTTCTTGCCTGCGAAAGACGAACCACGCTAAAGCTTCAAGATCCACGTATTACTCCGTCTAAGATAAACCGAATTGATAAGCACGTGCAATTGGCATTTGCTGGATTGAATGCGGATGCTCGAATTCTAATTGATAAGGCCAGAATTGAAGCTCAGTCGTATAAACTTACGTTAGAAGACCCTGTGACAGTTGAATATCTAACCCGGTACGTTGCGGGAGTTCAACAGAGATATACACAGAGTGGAGGTACTCGTCCGTTTGGAATTTCGACATTAATTGCTGGTTTTGATGCCAGAGATACAGTTCCAAAGTTGTATCAGACGGAACCATCTGGAATATATTCGGCGTGGAAGGCCAATGCCATTGGTAGAAGCAGTAAAACTGTTAGAGAGTTTTTAGAAAAGAAttttgatagagaaaatGAGCTTTCAGACGACGAAACCATCAAATTAGCCATAAAAGCTCTACTAGAAGTGGTTCAAACGGGCGCCAAGAACATTGAAATATCAATAATGAAGCCTCGTGAGATGAGATTTATGACTAGCGATGAAATCGAGAAAATCGTTAAAGAGATCGAGGATGAAAAGGCtgttgaagcagagaaaaagaagccTAAAAGGAGGGATTAA
- a CDS encoding uncharacterized protein (BUSCO:EOG093423A3~EggNog:ENOG41) produces the protein MSLIKLSKAIFTKPLGYGRKPVRIFKNPIDFSILRKEKWAIVGDSYKTKFLRVLSGSYLSTSPLSRAYPDSLNNSNFTVELLKFVTNGNWGYGAQNQSGGFTHLSGRYEFFKDLEIDINVKDFIASKHENSNIPYDPVKLEYLAECLDLTGLEDKFLTTLSNGQFRRARVAKVLYRDPTLLLIDDPFLGLDPVASQRVSNVLKKIACDVKNPTTVTIGLRIQDVIPDWIEKIAIVDSTGVVHQGGKSELRSELQRLKETFYRHHEEVKKRVSEQIQLDGRQILKKTWEQDPMIKMESVSVKYKGVPVIKDLCWTVREGEKWHVRGRNGSGKTTLLSLITLDHPQSWSRKIMVEGHTREAGSVNYFDANKSIGFTSPELHAIFPRDLSVFQAISTGYIVGSYIPPKHLSNLQIDNILNYLTMVELVDKKDIKFGDLSVSNQKLVLLLRSMINDPSILILDEALSAMTDEDVIKGKCLVDQWNKGCCLIIGHVDEEVPHCNKYIVMNQARNGIYEIGNVTK, from the coding sequence ATGTCGTTAATAAAGCTCTCAAAAGCCATATTTACAAAACCATTGGGTTATGGAAGGAAGCCAGTACGAATATTCAAGAATCCAATCGACTTCTCGATActaaggaaagagaaatgggCTATAGTGGGTGATTCCTATAAGACCAAGTTTCTTAGAGTATTGTCCGGCTCATATCTTTCCACTTCACCCCTCTCTAGAGCATATCCGGATTCTTTGAACAATTCGAACTTCACAGTGGAGTTGCTCAAATTTGTTACCAACGGCAACTGGGGATATGGTGCGCAGAACCAATCAGGAGGCTTCACTCATCTTTCTGGACGATATGAGTTTTTCAAGGACTTGGAGATCGATATTAACGTTAAAGATTTCATTGCCAGTAAGCACGAGAACTCTAATATCCCATATGATCCGGTCAAACTTGAGTATTTGGCGGAATGCTTGGATTTGACAGGACTTGAAGATAAGTTCCTTACTACTTTGAGTAATGGACAATTTAGAAGAGCCCGAGTTGCCAAGGTGTTGTACAGAGACCCCACTTTGTTACTCATTGATGATCCTTTCTTGGGTCTTGATCCTGTAGCAAGTCAGCGTGTTTCTAATGTGTTAAAGAAGATTGCTTGTGATGTTAAGAATCCTACTACGGTGACTATTGGTTTGAGAATCCAAGATGTCATTCCTGATTggattgaaaagattgcCATCGTAGATTCAACTGGTGTAGTTCATCAGGGAGGTAAAAGTGAGCTTCGTAGCGAATTACAGAGACTAAAAGAGACTTTTTATAGACACCATGAAGAGGTTAAAAAGAGAGTTAGCGAGCAAATACAGCTTGATGGACGCCAGATCCTCAAAAAGACTTGGGAACAGGACCCCATGATTAAGATGGAATCTGTAAGTGTCAAATATAAAGGTGTTCCTGTCATTAAAGACCTGTGTTGGACGGTGAGAGAGGGTGAGAAGTGGCACGTTCGAGGAAGAAACGGGTCTGGAAAGACCACTTTACTTTCGCTGATCACTCTAGATCATCCACAATCATGGTCTCGAAAGATCATGGTGGAAGGACATACCAGAGAGGCTGGTAGTGTGAACTATTTCGATGCAAACAAATCAATAGGCTTCACCTCTCCTGAACTACATGCCATTTTCCCTAGGGATCTCTCTGTATTTCAGGCTATCTCTACCGGTTATATAGTAGGTTCCTACATTCCTCCAAAGCATCTTTCCAACTTGCAGATAGATAATATCCTCAATTACTTGACTATGGTGGAATTGGTGGACAAGAAAGACATCAAGTTTGGCGATCTATCTGTCAGTAACCAGAAGTTGGTGCTTCTCTTACGCTCCATGATTAATGATCCTAGTATCTTGATATTGGATGAGGCTCTTAGCGCCATGACAGATGAGGATGTAATTAAAGGTAAGTGTTTGGTCGACCAATGGAATAAAGGATGTTGTCTTATCATCGGTCACgtcgatgaagaggttcCTCATTGCAATAAATACATTGTAATGAACCAGGCCAGAAACGGCATCTATGAGATTGGAAATGTCACTAAATGA
- a CDS encoding uncharacterized protein (BUSCO:EOG09344BQM), protein MSFLARSLCAVKPGVKGVYLCGVMRGGSGLSVSIQCPAVSVRSYSQFARTTRIKAVIGSRWYSKGLKMWPRQFGRFNSTTSGASGASRNTGASKVTGAASAAAASKKVHRAGNTEGLSTEEIKLSRKLNWEQFLSLRWTQRRISIGSSVVGSMIAMAFAWMYVSSKEIDPTETIFGLDAFTVYIGGIMCTGVFGYLLGPPLLGDTLFNLTHRSIMKPYMIKQKLFLRHIGKMRVDASRQSMNNPVPDYYGEKISSLKDYRQWLRDCNEYRRKASEFL, encoded by the coding sequence ATGTCGTTTTTGGCTAGAAGTCTATGTGCTGTGAAGCCTGGTGTTAAGGGTGTTTATCTGTGCGGTGTAATGAGAGGTGGCTCTGGTTTGAGCGTTTCGATCCAATGTCCGGCTGTTTCCGTGCGGTCCTACTCGCAATTTGCCAGGACCACGAGAATAAAGGCTGTGATAGGCAGTAGGTGGTATTCTAAGGGTCTTAAGATGTGGCCAAGGCAGTTTGGTCGGTTTAACTCGACAACTAGTGGAGCTAGTGGAGCTAGTAGGAATACGGGGGCTAGTAAAGTTACAGGGGCCGCGTCCGCGGCCGCGGCCTCGAAGAAAGTCCACCGGGCAGGTAACACGGAGGGACTCAGCACCGAGGAGATCAAGTTGTCTCGGAAACTGAACTGGGAGCAGTTTCTCAGTCTTAGGTGGACACAGAGACGAATTTCAATTGGCAGCTCGGTGGTTGGCTCAATGATTGCCATGGCATTTGCATGGATGTATGTTTCTTCGAAGGAGATTGACCCCACGGAGACAATCTTTGGGTTGGATGCGTTCACTGTGTATATTGGAGGTATCATGTGTACGGGTGTTTTTGGCTATTTACTTGGCCCTCCATTACTTGGAGATACCTTATTTAACTTGACGCACAGAAGTATTATGAAACCTTATATGATCAAGCAGAAGTTATTTTTGAGACATATTGGTAAGATGAGAGTGGATGCTTCTAGGCAGAGTATGAACAACCCTGTTCCAGATTACTATGGAGAGAAGATTAGTTCGTTGAAGGATTACAGGCAATGGTTGAGGGATTGCAATGAGTATAGGAGGAAGGCCAGTGAGTTTTTGTAG
- the RPL23A gene encoding 60S ribosomal protein L23A (BUSCO:EOG09344GRC), whose amino-acid sequence MSTTQTKSGAQGTKFRMSLALPNGAVMNCADNSGAKNLYVMAVKGFGARLNRLPAAAAGDMVMATVKKGKPELRKRVMQAIVIRQAKPWRRKDGTFLYFEDNAGVIANPKGEMKGSAITGPVAKECADLWPRIASCSGVVV is encoded by the exons ATGTCTACAACTCAGACCAAATCTGGTGCTCAAGGTACCAAGTTCAGAATGTCA CTCGCATTACCAAACGGTGCAGTGATGAACTGTGCAGACAATAGTGGAGCCAAAAACTTGTATGTGATGGCCGTGAAAGGCTTTGGTGCAAGATTGAATAGACTACCAGCTGCAGCAGCAGGTGATATGGTTATGGCTACAGTTAAGAAGGGTAAGCCCGAATTAAGAAAGAGAGTTATGCAGGCCATCGTCATTAGACAGGCTAAACcatggagaagaaaggatgGTACCTTTTTGTACTTTGAGGATAATGCAGGTGTTATTGCCAACCCTAAGGGAGAAATGAAGGGTTCTGCCATTACTGGACCTGTTGCCAAGGAGTGTGCAGATCTATGGCCTAGAATTGCTTCATGTTCTGGAGTTGTTGTTTAA
- the RPL9B_2 gene encoding 60S ribosomal protein L9B: MKYVSSVQDIAIPEGVTVSIQSRFVKVVGPRGTLTKDLKHIDVTFVKVSKDLIQVHIHNGDKRHVAKLRTTKSLISNMITGVTLGYKYKMRFVYAHFPINVSVADEDGQEFVEIRNFLGEKRLRKITVPKGVKAEVSKAQKDELIVTGNSVEEVSQTCADIQQICRVRNKDIRKFLDGIYVSEKGNIVEEE; encoded by the coding sequence ATGAAGTACGTCTCTTCCGTTCAAGATATCGCAATCCCTGAAGGTGTTACTGTTAGCATTCAGTCTAGATTTGTCAAGGTTGTTGGTCCAAGAGGTACTTTGACTAAGGATTTGAAGCACATTGATGTGACTTTCGTTAAGGTCAGCAAGGATTTGATCCAGGTTCATATCCATAACGGTGACAAAAGACATGTTGCTAAATTGAGAACTACCAAGTCTCTTATTAGCAATATGATCACCGGTGTTACTCTTGGTTACAAGTATAAGATGAGATTTGTGTATGCTCATTTCCCTATCAATGTTTCTGTTGCCGACGAAGACGGACAAGAGTTTGTCGAGATTAGAAACTTCTTGggagaaaagagacttAGAAAAATCACTGTTCCTAAAGGTGTGAAGGCTGAGGTTTCCAAGGCTCAGAAGGATGAGTTGATTGTCACTGGTAACtctgttgaagaggttTCTCAGACTTGTGCAGACATTCAGCAGATTTGCAGGGTCAGAAATAAAGATATCAGAAAGTTCTTGGATGGTATCTATGTTTCCGAGAAGGGAAACATTGTCGAGGAAGAGTAA
- a CDS encoding uncharacterized protein (CAZy:AA2): MYYLVIMSSISIPFTRNISRVLIRRGSQSLLKGVLVGSVLVASYSEKKRREGKKSESNSGSGNSGNGNFGRGGVKPSWAFLGGLFGTAEYEKNTREAATEVKPFEHYQQIYNDIAKRLREYDDWDDGSYAPILVRLSWHNSGSYDQHDHSPAKGGSYSGTMRFDREQHDPENAGLTSATKFLQPIREKYADLSDGDLWTLGGVVGIQEMEGPKIAWRPGRVDQGEDAIPPYHRLPDASQTTGDYIRTVFHDRLGFSDREMVCLIGVGHAIGRCHTTSSGYDGPWTFSPTTVTNEFFKLLLNEKWEIKKWDGKKQYVDSKTKSLMMLPTDMVLKTDEKFRKYVEEYAKDSDKCMRDFSAVFSKLLERGVKFPSATKPMIFQTLDEQGIEE; this comes from the exons ATGTAT TATTTGGTGATTATGTCTTCAATTAGTATTCCGTTTACTAGAAATATATCACGGGTCTTGATCCGTAGAGGTAGCCAATCATTGTTGAAGGGTGTTCTAGTTGGCTCTGTTTTAGTTGCTTCTTACAgcgagaagaagagaagagagggTAAAAAGAGTGAGTCTAACTCCGGCAGTGGTAACTCCGGTAACGGTAATTTTGGTAGGGGTGGTGTCAAACCATCTTGGGCGTTCTTGGGAGGTCTCTTTGGTACAGCCGAATACGAGAAAAACACACGTGAGGCTGCCACTGAGGTGAAGCCATTCGAACATTACCAGCAGATTTACAATGACATAGCTAAACGTCTCAGAGAATACGACGATTGGGACGATGGTTCGTATGCTCCTATTTTGGTTAGATTATCATGGCATAACTCTGGTTCTTATGATCAGCATGATCATAGTCCTGCTAAGGGAGGATCATATTCGGGTACTATGCGCTTTGACAGAGAACAGCACGACCCGGAGAATGCTGGCTTGACGTCTGCCACCAAGTTCTTGCAGCCAATTAGAGAAAAGTATGCGGATTTATCTGATGGTGACTTGTGGACGCTTGGAGGAGTGGTTGGAATCCAGGAAATGGAAGGTCCCAAGATTGCTTGGAGACCGGGAAGAGTTGACCAGGGAGAAGATGCAATTCCACCTTACCACCGACTACCAGATGCATCTCAGACCACAGGAGATTACATTAGAACCGTTTTCCATGACAGACTGGGCTTCTCCGATAGAGAGATGGTATGTTTGATTGGTGTGGGTCACGCTATTGGACGATGCCATACCACCAGCTCTGGCTACGATGGTCCTTGGACGTTTTCACCTACTACGGTGACCAATGAGTTTTTTAAGTTGTTGCtaaatgaaaaatgggAGATCAAAAAGTGGgatggaaagaaacaataCGTTGATTCTAAAACCAAGTCCCTTATGATGCTTCCTACAGATATGGTACTCAAAACTGACGAGAAATTCCGCAAGTATGTTGAAGAATACGCCAAGGACAGTGACAAGTGTATGAGAGACTTTAGTGCTGTTTTTAGTAAGCTTTTAGAGAGAGGTGTTAAGTTTCCAAGTGCCACCAAGCCTATGATTTTCCAGACTTTAGATGAGcaaggaattgaagaataa
- a CDS encoding uncharacterized protein (BUSCO:EOG0934240G) — MSITKYKDTIENGDLIMVYISRLHIKPIVVQQGEVLNTRFGSFPHDSMIGLKYGAQLLTPKGKGFVYLLHPTPELWTVSLPHRTQIVYTPDSSYILQRMNVIGGSRVIEAGTGSGSFTHAFARNVGQSGRIFTYEFHEARYKQAVQEFGDHGLNDMVVVTHRDVCSQGFVITQEKIDADSVFLDLPSPWDAIPHLDEVISQKRQVDICCFSPCVEQVMKTVESLHENGWTQVEMTEVSSLVWESRKEMIREVDDALKRLKDVKKRQKEGIEKLKELAKAKAKAKAEMKSDTYIKQPKLKDRDRGYNPFGKGRRIAEGEEGFDWFNVSKTEREIKSHTSYLTFAVKVPQLQL, encoded by the coding sequence ATGTCCATCACCAAATACAAAGACACCATCGAGAATGGAGATCTGATAATGGTATATATTAGTCGGTTGCATATCAAGCCGATCGTAGTTCAGCAGGGTGAAGTTCTCAATACTCGATTTGGCTCTTTTCCACATGATTCAATGATAGGTCTAAAATATGGAGCTCAATTACTGACACCGAAGGGAAAAGGCTTTGTGTACTTATTACATCCGACTCCAGAACTATGGACGGTATCTCTTCCCCACCGAACACAGATTGTGTATACACCAGATTCCAGCtacattcttcaaagaatgaaCGTGATTGGTGGATCTCGAGTCATTGAGGCCGGAACAGGATCTGGCTCATTTACACATGCGTTTGCGCGCAATGTGGGCCAATCAGGAAGGATTTTCACGTATGAATTTCACGAGGCCCGGTACAAACAGGCCGTACAGGAATTCGGTGATCATGGATTAAACGATATGGTTGTTGTAACACATCGAGATGTTTGCTCACAGGGATTTGTGATAACCCAAGAAAAGATCGATGCGGACTCGGTATTCTTAGATCTTCCCTCTCCGTGGGATGCCATTCCCCATTTGGATGAAGTGATCAGTCAAAAGAGACAGGTTGATATTTGCTGTTTTTCACCATGTGTGGAACAGGTGATGAAAACCGTCGAGTCGCTGCACGAGAATGGATGGACTCAGGTGGAGATGACCGAGGTTTCATCGTTAGTTTGGGAGTCtcgaaaagaaatgattAGAGAAGTGGATGATGCTTTAAAGAGGTTAAAGGATGTcaagaagaggcagaaggAAGGAATAGAGAAATTAAAAGAGTTGGCTAAGGCAAAGGCAAAGGCAAAGGCTGAGATGAAGTCAGATACATATATTAAACAGCCCAAACTAAAGGATAGGGACCGTGGATATAACCCATTTGgtaaaggaagaaggattgctgaaggagaagagggTTTTGATTGGTTCAACGTTTCCAAAACCGAACGGGAGATCAAAAGTCACACGTCTTATTTAACTTTTGCTGTAAAAGTCCCTCAATTACAGCTGTAG
- the RPE1 gene encoding RIBULOSE-phosphate 3-epimerase (BUSCO:EOG09343HPP) → MVKAIIAPSILAGDFSKLGAEAKRVFDAEADWIHLDVMDGHFVPNITMGPPIIASLRKSVPRDSNAPGKFFFDCHMMVSRPEQWVEPIAKAGGDQYTFHYEATDDPLKLIKLIRDNGMRAACAIKPGTPVEVLYPLAQYLDMALVMTVEPGFGGQKFMADMMPKVDALRRKYPQLDIQVDGGLGPSTILAAANAGANVIVAGTSVFKAANAEEMIQLLRSHVTSFLRDNNLLTN, encoded by the coding sequence ATGGTCAAAGCTATTATCGCCCCCTCTATTCTTGCCGGTGACTTCAGTAAGCTTGGAGCAGAGGCCAAACGTGTCTTTGATGCTGAAGCGGATTGGATACACTTGGATGTTATGGATGGACACTTTGTTCCTAACATCACTATGGGACCTCCTATTATTGCAAGTCTCCGTAAATCTGTTCCTCGGGATTCCAACGCTCCAGGaaaattcttctttgactgTCACATGATGGTTTCTAGGCCTGAGCAATGGGTAGAACCTATTGCCAAAGCGGGAGGTGACCAATATACTTTCCATTATGAGGCTACGGACGACCCATTGAAGCTGATCAAGTTGATTAGAGACAACGGAATGAGGGCTGCTTGTGCCATTAAACCGGGAACCCCGGTGGAGGTTCTTTATCCACTTGCTCAATATTTGGATATGGCTTTGGTCATGACCGTAGAGCCGGGGTTTGGAGGCCAGAAGTTCATGGCTGATATGATGCCTAAGGTAGATGCTTTAAGAAGGAAGTATCCTCAGCTGGACATTCAGGTGGATGGGGGTCTAGGCCCAAGCACCATCCTGGCAGCAGCTAATGCAGGTGCCAATGTCATCGTTGCAGGAACCTCAGTGTTCAAAGCCGCAAATGCCGAGGAAATGATCCAGCTGTTGAGGTCGCACGTGACCTCGTTTCTTCGAGACAACAACTTATTAACCAACTAA